In Actinomycetota bacterium, the sequence CATCACCCGGCGGCGGAAGTAGCACACCTCCTGGCCGTCCTGGTTGAAGCCCTTCGACTCGACGGTGACGACACCGCGATCGGGCCGCGACGACGACTCCTTCACCTCGAGCACCCGCGTCTCGGCGTGGATCGTGTCGCCGTGGAACGTGGGGAACTTGTGCTGGAGCGTCTCCACCTCGAGGTTCGCGATCGCCGCCCCACTCACGTCGGGGACGCTCATCCCGAGCACGAGTGAGTACACGAGGTTGCCGACGACCACGTTGCGACCCTGCACCGACTCGGCCGCGAACCAGTCGTTGGTGTGCAGCGGGTGGTGGTTCATGGTGATCATGCAGAACAGGTGGTCGTCGTACTCGGTGATCGTCTTGCCCGGCCAGTGCCTGTAGACGTCGCCGACGACGAAGTCCTCGAAGTAGCGGCCGAAGGGGCGTTCGTGAACCGTCATGCCCGCCGACGCTAGTTGGGCCCTTCGCCGGGCTCCCCATCTGCTGGCGCCTCAGCGGCGACCACTTCGGAAGCGGCCCAGGGCTCCACCGCCACCGCTTCGTCGGCCAGCTCCGCGGCGCTCGGGCGTACCGTCTGGTCGGTGCGGTCGCGCATGCCGTACTGCTCGGAGAAGTCGAGCATGGACGGCCCCCGCCCGGAGGTGGCGACGACGTCGCGGAGGGGTTCGAGGCGCTCGCGGCGCTCGATCGACCACGGTCCGACCCGCAGCGTCAGGTAGCAGATCCCGCCGAGCACGATCGGGAACCAGAACTGCGCGATGCGGTACGACACGACGCCGACGACCGCTGTCGCCCTGGTCAGGCCGAAGCCGACGAGCACCGGCACGTAGATGCCCTCGACGATGCCCAACCCACCGGGGGTGAGCGGGATCACGGCGAGCACGTTGGCCAGGCCAAAGGCGACGATCAGGCCGTCGATCGGCACCGAGCCGCCGAACGCCCTGAGGAAGACCCACAGCGACAACGCGTCGAGCAGCCAGTTCGCCGCCGCCCAGCCGCCCACCCTCACCAGCAGCTGGCGATCAGTGGCGAGGTCTTCGAGACGAGACGCGATGTGGCGCATCGTGTGGCCGGCGCGCTCCTCGTTCAGGTGCAGCTTGTGGGCGATCCAGCGCAGCACCCGCTCTGCCCTGCCCTGGCCCTCCATCAACCCGAACACGAGCGCCGCCGCGGCGCCCATCAGGATCACGCCGGCGACGGCGGCCGTGCCGTACAGCGCGTTGACGCCGCGCAGGGGGATCGACACGATCAGCCCGATCCAAAGGATCAGGTTGAGCACGACCGCCGAGCTCAGCCCGGCGGTGGCGAGCGCGAAGCCGGCGTCGGGTCCGGGCACTCCGGAGAGGGTCAGCAGCCGGTAGCCGAGGGCGGAGCCCGCCGCGCTGCCACCGGGGATCGTGCTCGACAGGGCCTTCGTGGAGAGCTGGATGCGGAACAGGCGCATGTTCGACAGGTGGTGGCCGGCGGGCCCGAGGGCGGCCCGGGTCATCAGCGAGTAGCAGAAGAGGGCGAGGAGTTGCAGCGCGAGACCGACGGCGAGCAGCGCCGGATTGACCTCGCTCAGCTGGCTGACCGCACGCCGCAAGCCGGGGATGCTGAGGAAGACGAAGTAGACGACGACGACCGTGGCGACGACCTTCAGCGTGCGAACGAAGGCGCGCCGGCGCGAGTCCCGCACGGAGACGACCGGGTGCTCCAATTCGTGCGACGGCGCGGGGGACACGGCGACCACCCCCTCTTTGCTACCACGGCCGTCGCGCATCAGCGTCCCAATCCCGATCGGCGCGAAGCTCAGCGGGCGTCTAGGCGGGGGCCGTCGCGGTCCAACCACTTGTGCGGCGTCGGGGGCGCGGGGCCAAGGGCCAGCGCGAGGGCCTCGTCCACGGTGCGAGCACGCTGGGCGAGCATGCGGTGCGCCGGGCGGAGGAAGCCGGCGTCGACGGCACGGTCCATCATCGCGAGCAGCGGGTCGAAAAAGCCCTCGACGTCGAGCAGCACCACCGGTTTGGACTGGAGCCCGAGCTGGCCCCAGGTGAGCGCCTCGAACGTCTCATCGAGCGTCCCGAAACCGCCGGGAAGCACGACGAAGCCGTCGGCGAGGTCGGACATGCAGGCCTTGCGGTCGTGCATAGAGGACACCACGATCAGTTCGGTGAGGCCGCGATGGGCCACCTCGGCGCGCACGAGGTGCTCGGGGATGACACCGGTCACCGAGCCGCCGCCGGCCAAGACGGCATCGGCGAGCACGCCCATCAGGCCGACGTTGCCGCCGCCGTAGACCAGGCCGATCTCACGCGCGGCGAGGCTGGCACCGAGGCGGGCCGCGGTCTCGGCGTACACGGGTGACGAGCCGACGTTGGAGCCGCAGTACACGGAGAGTCGATGGGACATGGTGGTGCCAGGCTGGACGATCGGGGCGGTCGCTGTCCACCGCCTTCTGACGCCTTCGGGCTGATACCTACCGCTCGGTAACCTCGCGGTCATGACCGACCAGACCCCCGCACCCGACCTGCAGACGGCCGCGGACGTCGTCGACATCGCCCACGCGGTGGTCCAAGATGCTGTGCGCCACCTCGACGCGACCGGCGGCGCCGACGAGCACCAGGTGGTGGCGTACGACCTGGCGCACGCTGCTGCGGGCGTGGCCACGGCCAGAGCCCTGCTCGACTACGGCGCGAAGGGCGCCACCGAGGCCACGATCACCTGCGCCTTCACCGCCGACGTGGTGCACGACCTGGTCGGCAAGCTGATCGGGCGCGAAGCCCTGTGGGGCGTCGACCCCGGCCGGCTCGCCCCGGCCCACGACTTCGTCGTGCGCTATCGCGACCCCGATCTACTCGCCTCGCTCGCCACCACCGCCGGCTCGCGCCACCTCGACGCGGACATGGAGATGGTGCAGGACACGTTCCGCTCGTTCGCCGCGAACGTCATCTCCCCCCACGCCGAGCACGTGCACCGCACGAACGGCGACCTGCCGGAGGAGATCATCGCCGGCATGGCCGAGATCGGTGCTTTCGGGCTGAGCGTTCCCGCCGAGTACGGCGGCTACAGCGAAGGCGGCGAGAACGAGTACATGGCGATGGTCGTGGCCACCGAGGAGCTGAGCAGGGCGAGCCTCGGTATCGGCGGCTCGTTGATCACCCGACCGGAGATCCTGACGAGGGCGCTCGTGAAGGGCGGCACGGAGGAGCAGAAGCTGCACTGGCTGCCGCAGCTGGCCACGGCAGAGGTGATGCCCGCCGTCGCGGTGACCGAACCGGACTACGGCAGCGACGTCGCCGGCATCAAGGTGACGGCCACCCCTGCCGAGGGTGCCGGCGGCCGGCCCGGCTACGTGATCAACGGGGTGAAGACGTGGTGCACGCTCGGCGCCCGCGCCGACGTGCTCGCCCTCCTCGCCCGCACCGACCCGGACAGGTCGAAGACCCACCGCGGGCTGAGCCTGTTCATCGTCCCGAAGCCGCGCGGCGAGGGCCACGGATTCGAGTTCTCCCAGGATCCCGACACCGACGGCGGTTCAGGGAAGATGGAGGGCCGCCCGATCGACACCATCGGCTACCGCGGCATGCACAGCTACGAGGTCGCGCTCGACAACTGGTGGGTGCCGGCGGAGAACCTAATCGGCGGCGAGGCAGGGCTCGGCAAGGGCTTCTACCTGCAGATGGAGGGGTTCGAGAACGGTCGCCTGCAGACCGCGGCCCGCGCGGTCGGGGTGATGCAGGCCGCGTACGAGGCTGCCGTCGACTACGCGCAGAATCGCCTGGTGTTCGGTGCGCCGATCGCCGACTACCAGCTGACCAAGGTCAAGCTCGGTCGCATGGCGGTGCTCGTCCAGGCCGGGCGCCAGTTCGCCTACGCCGTCGCGAAGATGATGGCGAACGGTGCCGGCTCGATGGAAGCGAGCATGGTGAAGGCGTACGTGTGCAAGGCCGCCGAATGGGTCACCCGCGAGGCGCTGCAGATCCACGGTGGCTACGGCTATGCCGAGGAGTACCCGGTCAGCCGGCTGTACGTCGACGCCCGCGTGCTGTCGATCTTCGAGGGCGCCGACGAGACGCTGTGTCTCCGGGTGATCGCCCGTCGCCTCACCGAGCAGGCGATACCTGCAGCGAGCTGACGCTGCTCTAGCCGAGCAGCTCGGCGACGCTGCGTAGACGCTCGAAGTCGGCGCCGGGATGGTCGTCGTGAGGGTCGAGCAGGAACGCTTGCAGGCCCGCGGCACGCGCCCCTTCGACGTCCATCGTCACGGAGTCGCCGACGTACGCGACGCGTTCGCGAGGGATGTCCTCGAAGTGCGCGAGCGCGTGGTCGAAGATCGCCGGGTCGGGCTTGGCCACACCGACCACGTGGCTGTCGATCACGCAACGCACCGGCACGTGCCGGCCGTCGCCGGCCTGGCACACGCCGCTGCGGGCGAGCATGTCGGCGATCTGGCCGCTCGCGTTCGACACCACTCCCACCGGCACTCCCATCTGCTGTAGCGCGCGCAGGGCATCGATGTTCTCCCGCACGGCCCACCGCCACAGGTACGCGCTGCGTGTGCGCCCGAGCACGACCGCGGCCACTTCCTGGTGCTCGGCTGGCACGCCGACGGCGACGACGTAGGCGGCGTCGTAGTCGCTCCACACCTTCTCGGTGGCACCCGAACGTGACTTGGCGGCCATCGCCGCGTAGTGGGCGCGCCGGTGCACCTCGATCTCGGCCGCGCCGCCGTAGTAGGCGAGCAGCGGCCCGAGCACGGTCGGGTCGGGCAGCACGAACACTCCCCCGGCGTCGAACAGCACGGCGTCGATGCCCCGCGCGTCGAGGAAGGGTGTGCTGGCGCGGGGCGAGCTGGCAGTCATCGCCGCCAGAGGCTACGGGCCGCAGGCTTCCTGCCGAGGGGTTGCGCGGCATACCCTCGATGCCGTGCGCAACGCGAAGGACTTCTTCAAGCCTCTCGCCGCGGGAGCCCCCGAACCCCTGCGCGAGATCCCCGTACGCCCCAGCAGGGTGATCCACTTCTTCCCGCCGCAGAACGCGAAGGTGGTCGCGAAGCTGCCCGAGGTGGCACCGACGGTCGACATCTTGCTCGGCAACCTCGAAGACGCCATCCCGGCGAGCGACAAGGAGGCTGCCCGCGCCGGCCTGGTGGAGGTGGGCCGCAACGTCGAGCTCGGCGACACCCAGCTCTGGACACGGGTGAACAGCCTCGACTCGCCGTGGGTGCTCGACGACCTCACCACCCTCGTGTCCGAGATCGGCGACCGCCTCGACGTGGTGATGATCCCGAAGGTCGAAGGCCCCGAGGACATCCACTACGTCGACCGCCTTCTCGCCCAGCTCGAGGCCAGGGCCGGGCTGAGCGAACCACTGCTCGTGCACGCCATCTTGGAGACCGCGCGCGGCGTGGCGAACGTGGAGGAGATCTGCGGCGCGTCGCCGCGGATGCAGGGCCTTTCGCTCGGGCCGGCCGACCTGGCTGCGAACCGCCGGATGAAGACCACCCGTGTCGGCGGTGGCCATCCCGGCTACCTCGTGCGCCAGGACCCGAACGCGGACGACGACGCCGCTCCGCGGGCCACCTACCAGCAGGACCTGTGGCACTACACCATCGCCCGCATGGTGGACGCGTGCGTGATGCACGGCATCCTGCCCTTCTACGGGCCCTTCGGCGACATCAAGGACACCGTCGCCTGCGAGGACCAGTTCCGCAACGCCTACCTGCTCGGCTGCGTCGGCGCGTGGAGCCTGCACCCGGTGCAGATCGACATCGCGAAGCGGGTGTTCAGCCCTCCGGCGAGCGACGTCGAGCACGCCCTCCGCGTGATCGAGGCGATGGGCGACGGCACCGGGGCGATCATGCTCGACGGCAAGATGGAAGACGACGCGTCGGTCAAGCAGTGCAAGGTGGTCGTCGAGCTGGCGCGCCAGCTCGCGCAGCGCGACCCCGACCTCGCCAACACGTACGGGTTCTGAGGAGGCCGGCCCCATGGCTAAGACCAACCCCGATCTGCGTCCGCGGCGCTCGGTGCTGTACATGCCCGCCGCCAACGAACGCGCCCTCGAGAAGGCGAAGACGATTCCCGCCGACGCCTTGATCTTCGACCTCGAAGACGCCGTCGCGCCCGACGCGAAGGACGCCGCGCGGGCGAACGCGGTCGCGGCCGCGTCATCCGGCGAGTACGGCAGCCGCGAGGTGACGATCCGCTGCAACGGCCTCGACACCGCGTGGGGTCGCGACGACATCACGGCTGCGGCCGGATCTGGCGCGGCGGCGGTGGTGATCCCGAAGGTCGCCTCCACCGCGACCCTCGACGAGGTGTCGGCCCTGCTCGAGGCCGCTGGCGCGCCGGCGAGCATGCGCATATGGGCGATGGTCGAGACGCCCACCGCGATCTTCGACGTGCGGGCCCTCGCCGCCCACCCCCGCGTCGCGGTGCTGGTGATGGGCACGAACGACCTGGCGAAGGAGCTGCGCGCACAGCTCGTCCCCGGCCGTGGGCCGCTGCTGCACCACCTCGCGACCGCTCTGCTTGCGGCGCGGGAAGCCGGCGT encodes:
- a CDS encoding MaoC family dehydratase; translated protein: MTVHERPFGRYFEDFVVGDVYRHWPGKTITEYDDHLFCMITMNHHPLHTNDWFAAESVQGRNVVVGNLVYSLVLGMSVPDVSGAAIANLEVETLQHKFPTFHGDTIHAETRVLEVKESSSRPDRGVVTVESKGFNQDGQEVCYFRRRVMVWKRDHAPARRRPYDGEEVWAG
- a CDS encoding CoA ester lyase, encoding MAKTNPDLRPRRSVLYMPAANERALEKAKTIPADALIFDLEDAVAPDAKDAARANAVAAASSGEYGSREVTIRCNGLDTAWGRDDITAAAGSGAAAVVIPKVASTATLDEVSALLEAAGAPASMRIWAMVETPTAIFDVRALAAHPRVAVLVMGTNDLAKELRAQLVPGRGPLLHHLATALLAAREAGVAILDGVYNDVKDPEGFRAEAAQGAEMGFDGKTLVHPGQVDIANEVWAPDASEIEYARRVIDAFDAAVADGRGVVTVDGRMIENLHVDNARRVLATADAIAALG
- a CDS encoding TIGR00730 family Rossman fold protein, translated to MSHRLSVYCGSNVGSSPVYAETAARLGASLAAREIGLVYGGGNVGLMGVLADAVLAGGGSVTGVIPEHLVRAEVAHRGLTELIVVSSMHDRKACMSDLADGFVVLPGGFGTLDETFEALTWGQLGLQSKPVVLLDVEGFFDPLLAMMDRAVDAGFLRPAHRMLAQRARTVDEALALALGPAPPTPHKWLDRDGPRLDAR
- a CDS encoding HAD family hydrolase, with the translated sequence MTASSPRASTPFLDARGIDAVLFDAGGVFVLPDPTVLGPLLAYYGGAAEIEVHRRAHYAAMAAKSRSGATEKVWSDYDAAYVVAVGVPAEHQEVAAVVLGRTRSAYLWRWAVRENIDALRALQQMGVPVGVVSNASGQIADMLARSGVCQAGDGRHVPVRCVIDSHVVGVAKPDPAIFDHALAHFEDIPRERVAYVGDSVTMDVEGARAAGLQAFLLDPHDDHPGADFERLRSVAELLG
- a CDS encoding acyl-CoA/acyl-ACP dehydrogenase yields the protein MTDQTPAPDLQTAADVVDIAHAVVQDAVRHLDATGGADEHQVVAYDLAHAAAGVATARALLDYGAKGATEATITCAFTADVVHDLVGKLIGREALWGVDPGRLAPAHDFVVRYRDPDLLASLATTAGSRHLDADMEMVQDTFRSFAANVISPHAEHVHRTNGDLPEEIIAGMAEIGAFGLSVPAEYGGYSEGGENEYMAMVVATEELSRASLGIGGSLITRPEILTRALVKGGTEEQKLHWLPQLATAEVMPAVAVTEPDYGSDVAGIKVTATPAEGAGGRPGYVINGVKTWCTLGARADVLALLARTDPDRSKTHRGLSLFIVPKPRGEGHGFEFSQDPDTDGGSGKMEGRPIDTIGYRGMHSYEVALDNWWVPAENLIGGEAGLGKGFYLQMEGFENGRLQTAARAVGVMQAAYEAAVDYAQNRLVFGAPIADYQLTKVKLGRMAVLVQAGRQFAYAVAKMMANGAGSMEASMVKAYVCKAAEWVTREALQIHGGYGYAEEYPVSRLYVDARVLSIFEGADETLCLRVIARRLTEQAIPAAS
- a CDS encoding flippase-like domain-containing protein; this translates as MVAVSPAPSHELEHPVVSVRDSRRRAFVRTLKVVATVVVVYFVFLSIPGLRRAVSQLSEVNPALLAVGLALQLLALFCYSLMTRAALGPAGHHLSNMRLFRIQLSTKALSSTIPGGSAAGSALGYRLLTLSGVPGPDAGFALATAGLSSAVVLNLILWIGLIVSIPLRGVNALYGTAAVAGVILMGAAAALVFGLMEGQGRAERVLRWIAHKLHLNEERAGHTMRHIASRLEDLATDRQLLVRVGGWAAANWLLDALSLWVFLRAFGGSVPIDGLIVAFGLANVLAVIPLTPGGLGIVEGIYVPVLVGFGLTRATAVVGVVSYRIAQFWFPIVLGGICYLTLRVGPWSIERRERLEPLRDVVATSGRGPSMLDFSEQYGMRDRTDQTVRPSAAELADEAVAVEPWAASEVVAAEAPADGEPGEGPN
- a CDS encoding CoA ester lyase; translation: MRNAKDFFKPLAAGAPEPLREIPVRPSRVIHFFPPQNAKVVAKLPEVAPTVDILLGNLEDAIPASDKEAARAGLVEVGRNVELGDTQLWTRVNSLDSPWVLDDLTTLVSEIGDRLDVVMIPKVEGPEDIHYVDRLLAQLEARAGLSEPLLVHAILETARGVANVEEICGASPRMQGLSLGPADLAANRRMKTTRVGGGHPGYLVRQDPNADDDAAPRATYQQDLWHYTIARMVDACVMHGILPFYGPFGDIKDTVACEDQFRNAYLLGCVGAWSLHPVQIDIAKRVFSPPASDVEHALRVIEAMGDGTGAIMLDGKMEDDASVKQCKVVVELARQLAQRDPDLANTYGF